A window of Rhabdothermincola salaria contains these coding sequences:
- a CDS encoding polysaccharide deacetylase family protein translates to MTARALVRTVLLLGLVALVGWSRPAAAQTSGLPDFTADEFVAFYDQLDLPGTRPLTAAPRITGVPGADDRIVDLARLAGYQLRPVASVPLTATGGVLVQPAAAAPFDRLAAAAWAAGNPLVAVSEFRSVDEQREIFLAELRAEGRQRIGRPYTTSEIAIGSADAAIREVLRLHSVPGFSHHHSGHAVDVTVPGSGLGAFEGSAAQAWLAADNHANAKIHGFIPSYPEGATDIGPVPEPWQYVYVGVDRLRCAQDVIDLQDPDAPSRCPVGFLDRVSVDGTRVTVAGWAADPDVPTGPIDVHLYVDGQGAAIVRADDHRPDVAEQTPFGPNHGFRATLVLGQGTHEVCAYAINDRPGDANRLLGCRTVEVSTAEPVGSLDEVRPQGTALRIRGWAADPDLPERALDVHVYVDGVGYAVRADEYRSDLQAGTPFGGFHGFSLTVDVPAGGHTACAYAIAAQRGESNQLLGCASAAVLGDEPTGALDVVRTVGDETVRVQGWAVDAEVPDEALPVHVYANGRGVAVTTADRARSDVDRAYGVGRDHGFDARFGLDVGRHDVCAYAIAVQPGEPNVLLGCRTVTVVGERPVGVLDVLRLDGDAVLVAGWAADPDWPTTPIEVQVSIDGVPERLLADGYRPDVASATMFGPNHGFGVRRGLAPGPHEICVTALPADAGEVPTAFGCATLTVASAPGVIHLTFDDGPHPTWTPEVLDVLDRYGAAATFFPIGSAAEQQPGLVDEIAALGHTLGNQTYDHVRLTEVDLEEFTYQVETAEAAISPHGTQCLRPPYGAVDDTVRDRAAALGYEVVLWSVDTEDWRLPGADVIADRIVAGAEDGAVVLLHDGGDELRSQTVSGLDAALDRLTDEGWRFEPVC, encoded by the coding sequence ATGACGGCACGTGCCCTGGTCCGAACCGTGCTCCTGCTGGGCCTGGTCGCCCTCGTGGGCTGGTCCCGCCCCGCGGCGGCTCAGACCAGCGGTCTGCCCGACTTCACGGCCGACGAGTTCGTCGCCTTCTACGACCAGCTCGACCTGCCGGGCACCCGACCGCTGACGGCGGCGCCGCGCATCACGGGCGTGCCTGGGGCCGACGATCGCATCGTGGACCTCGCCCGCCTCGCCGGCTACCAGCTGCGACCCGTCGCGTCGGTGCCCCTCACCGCCACCGGTGGCGTTTTGGTGCAGCCGGCGGCCGCCGCCCCCTTCGATCGCCTGGCCGCCGCCGCCTGGGCCGCCGGCAACCCGTTGGTGGCCGTCTCCGAGTTCCGCAGCGTCGACGAGCAACGGGAGATCTTCCTCGCCGAGCTGCGCGCGGAGGGGCGACAGCGGATCGGCCGGCCCTACACCACGTCCGAGATCGCCATCGGGTCCGCCGATGCGGCCATCCGTGAGGTGCTCCGACTCCACTCGGTGCCCGGCTTCTCCCACCACCACTCGGGCCACGCCGTGGACGTCACGGTGCCGGGAAGCGGGCTCGGCGCCTTCGAGGGCAGCGCTGCCCAGGCCTGGCTCGCCGCCGACAACCACGCCAACGCCAAGATCCACGGGTTCATCCCGAGCTACCCCGAGGGGGCCACGGACATCGGACCCGTGCCCGAGCCGTGGCAGTACGTGTACGTCGGTGTGGACCGGCTCCGGTGCGCCCAGGACGTCATCGACCTGCAGGATCCCGACGCCCCGAGCCGCTGCCCCGTGGGCTTCCTCGACCGCGTGAGCGTGGACGGGACACGCGTCACGGTGGCGGGCTGGGCCGCCGATCCCGACGTCCCCACCGGGCCGATCGACGTGCACCTCTACGTCGACGGCCAGGGGGCCGCCATCGTGCGGGCGGACGACCACCGCCCCGACGTGGCCGAGCAGACGCCGTTCGGACCCAACCACGGATTCCGCGCCACCCTCGTGCTCGGGCAGGGGACCCACGAGGTCTGCGCCTACGCCATCAACGACCGCCCCGGCGACGCCAACCGCCTCCTGGGCTGTCGCACCGTGGAGGTCTCCACCGCCGAGCCGGTCGGCAGCCTCGACGAGGTTCGCCCCCAGGGCACCGCGCTCCGGATCCGGGGCTGGGCCGCGGACCCCGACCTGCCTGAACGCGCCCTCGACGTCCACGTCTACGTCGACGGTGTCGGATACGCCGTGCGCGCCGACGAGTACCGCTCCGACCTCCAGGCGGGCACCCCGTTCGGAGGCTTCCACGGGTTCAGCCTGACCGTCGACGTGCCCGCCGGGGGCCACACAGCCTGCGCCTACGCCATCGCCGCGCAGAGGGGCGAGAGCAACCAGCTGCTGGGCTGCGCCAGCGCCGCGGTGCTCGGCGACGAGCCCACCGGTGCCCTCGACGTCGTACGCACCGTCGGCGACGAGACCGTCCGGGTCCAGGGTTGGGCGGTGGACGCCGAGGTGCCCGACGAGGCCCTGCCGGTCCACGTCTACGCCAACGGTCGTGGCGTCGCCGTCACCACCGCCGACCGGGCTCGGTCGGACGTCGACCGGGCCTACGGCGTCGGCCGTGACCATGGGTTCGACGCTCGGTTCGGTCTCGATGTCGGACGCCACGACGTGTGCGCCTACGCCATCGCCGTGCAGCCCGGTGAGCCGAACGTCCTCCTCGGGTGCCGCACCGTCACCGTCGTGGGCGAGCGCCCCGTGGGCGTGCTCGACGTCCTGCGCCTCGACGGCGACGCTGTCCTCGTCGCGGGGTGGGCCGCCGACCCGGACTGGCCCACCACGCCGATCGAGGTGCAGGTGAGCATCGACGGCGTCCCCGAGAGGTTGCTCGCCGACGGCTACCGTCCCGACGTGGCCTCCGCCACGATGTTCGGCCCCAACCACGGGTTCGGAGTTCGCCGTGGCCTCGCTCCCGGACCCCACGAGATCTGCGTCACGGCGCTACCCGCCGACGCCGGCGAGGTGCCCACCGCCTTCGGCTGCGCCACCCTGACGGTCGCGTCGGCGCCGGGCGTCATCCACCTGACGTTCGACGACGGGCCCCATCCCACCTGGACGCCCGAGGTCCTCGACGTGCTCGACCGGTACGGCGCCGCCGCCACCTTCTTCCCGATCGGCAGCGCCGCGGAGCAGCAGCCGGGGCTCGTCGACGAGATCGCGGCCCTGGGCCACACCCTCGGCAACCAGACCTACGACCACGTGCGGCTGACGGAGGTCGACCTCGAGGAGTTCACCTACCAGGTCGAAACCGCCGAGGCAGCCATCAGCCCGCACGGCACCCAGTGCCTTCGCCCGCCCTACGGAGCGGTGGACGACACCGTTCGCGACCGGGCGGCCGCACTCGGGTACGAGGTGGTGCTCTGGTCCGTCGACACCGAGGACTGGAGGCTGCCGGGCGCCGACGTGATCGCCGATCGCATCGTCGCCGGCGCCGAGGACGGCGCGGTCGTCCTGCTGCACGACGGCGGCGATGAGCTCCGCAGCCAGACCGTCTCCGGCCTCGACGCCGCGCTCGACCGGCTCACCGACGAGGGTTGGCGCTTCGAGCCCGTCTGCTGA
- a CDS encoding ABC transporter ATP-binding protein codes for MSEEQGAAGVAIEVENLTKRYGDASVVDDLTFSVRPGRVTGFLGPNGAGKSTAMRMILGLAAPTRGRATIGGRRYADLDAPVRTVGALLEANAFHPGRSGRNHLRVLCDAAGLPASRVHEVLETVELTAAADKRVGAYSLGMRQRLGVAGALLGDPAVLVLDEPANGLDPQGIHTMRDLLRGYADRGRTVLVSSHLLAEMELLADDLVVIAAGRLVASASLAELQHAEIVVRTPSTEILAAALRRVGPDVMVEETLEASDRLLVRGLSIDAVGECAHRCGVVLHELSTHVGSLEERFLAWTTTTPTSEPGDPSRPA; via the coding sequence ATGAGCGAGGAGCAGGGCGCAGCCGGCGTGGCCATCGAGGTGGAGAACCTCACCAAGCGCTACGGCGACGCGAGCGTGGTCGACGACCTGACGTTCAGCGTGCGACCCGGGCGGGTCACCGGGTTCCTCGGGCCGAACGGTGCCGGCAAGTCCACGGCGATGCGCATGATCCTCGGACTGGCCGCACCGACCCGAGGTCGGGCCACGATCGGCGGTCGTCGCTACGCCGACCTCGACGCACCGGTGCGCACCGTGGGCGCCCTCCTCGAAGCCAACGCCTTCCACCCGGGCCGCAGCGGCCGCAACCACCTCCGGGTCCTCTGCGACGCCGCCGGGCTCCCGGCCTCGCGGGTGCACGAGGTCCTCGAGACGGTCGAGCTCACCGCCGCGGCCGACAAGCGGGTCGGCGCCTACTCGCTCGGCATGCGCCAACGCCTCGGCGTGGCCGGCGCCCTGCTCGGCGATCCGGCGGTCCTGGTCCTGGACGAGCCCGCCAACGGACTCGACCCACAGGGGATCCACACGATGCGCGACCTCCTGCGCGGCTACGCCGACCGAGGACGGACGGTGCTCGTCTCGAGCCACCTGCTCGCCGAGATGGAGCTCCTCGCCGACGACCTCGTCGTCATCGCGGCGGGACGGCTGGTCGCCAGCGCCTCGCTCGCCGAGCTGCAACACGCGGAGATCGTCGTGCGGACCCCGTCGACGGAGATCCTGGCCGCTGCGCTGCGCCGGGTCGGCCCCGACGTGATGGTCGAGGAGACCCTCGAGGCCTCGGATCGCCTGCTCGTGCGAGGGCTGTCGATCGATGCGGTCGGCGAGTGCGCCCACCGGTGCGGGGTGGTCCTCCACGAGCTGTCGACGCACGTCGGATCGCTCGAGGAGCGCTTCCTCGCCTGGACCACCACGACGCCCACCAGCGAGCCGGGCGACCCGAGCCGACCGGCATGA
- a CDS encoding ATP-binding cassette domain-containing protein: MSDVLWVVVAVFVVLVGVCLVDLARHDARYLPKWAWALIIVLVSFPVGPIAWFLVGRVPAGEEAGPQTVPPPPSATAARPIRAAASQRPAPGAGLDPTRPAMVRTEGLSKIYGDTAALDRVDLCVPTGSTYGLIGPNGSGKTTMLSVLAGLRRPTSGEVELATTRQRMGLLVDTPLFEPWLTAREVVDLARHLTAPEAPAERVDQVLGDVGLGDAVDRRCGGFSRGMLQRLGLAGCLVGDPDLVVLDEPSSALDPAGRREVLDLVGRLAHTKTVLLSTHILSDVQQVCDTVGVIDRGRLLFQGPLSDLLARTSTSYLLQVRPPADDLATMLGAQEWAEEVHEYAPGRIRMVVSDAITAEKDVPGLLAACRAPLVSFTPATDLESAFLELTS; this comes from the coding sequence GTGTCGGACGTGCTGTGGGTCGTCGTCGCCGTCTTCGTGGTGCTCGTCGGGGTGTGCCTCGTCGATCTGGCCCGCCACGACGCCCGCTACCTGCCCAAGTGGGCCTGGGCGCTGATCATCGTGCTCGTCTCGTTCCCGGTCGGCCCGATCGCCTGGTTCCTGGTCGGGCGGGTGCCGGCGGGGGAGGAGGCCGGACCGCAGACCGTGCCGCCACCGCCGTCCGCGACGGCGGCCCGCCCGATCCGTGCGGCAGCCTCCCAGCGCCCGGCACCAGGAGCAGGCCTCGACCCCACCCGCCCGGCGATGGTGCGCACGGAGGGACTGAGCAAGATCTATGGCGACACGGCCGCCCTGGACCGCGTCGACCTCTGCGTTCCCACCGGCAGCACCTACGGTCTGATCGGCCCCAACGGGTCCGGCAAGACGACCATGCTCTCGGTGCTCGCCGGGCTCCGTCGCCCCACCTCGGGAGAGGTGGAGCTCGCCACCACCCGTCAGCGCATGGGGCTGCTGGTCGACACCCCCCTCTTCGAACCGTGGCTCACCGCCCGCGAGGTCGTCGACCTCGCCCGCCACCTCACCGCCCCGGAGGCACCCGCGGAGCGGGTGGACCAGGTGCTCGGCGATGTCGGGCTCGGCGATGCCGTGGACCGGCGTTGCGGCGGCTTCTCCCGGGGCATGCTGCAGCGCCTGGGTCTGGCCGGCTGCCTGGTCGGCGACCCGGATCTGGTCGTGCTCGACGAGCCGTCCTCGGCCCTCGACCCCGCCGGTCGTCGCGAGGTGCTCGACCTGGTCGGCCGCCTGGCCCACACCAAGACCGTGCTGCTGTCGACGCACATCCTCTCCGACGTGCAGCAGGTGTGCGACACGGTCGGGGTCATCGACCGGGGCCGCCTGCTCTTCCAGGGGCCGCTCTCCGACCTCCTCGCCCGCACGTCCACCTCCTACCTCCTGCAGGTCCGACCACCGGCGGATGACCTCGCCACGATGCTGGGCGCCCAGGAGTGGGCCGAGGAGGTCCACGAGTACGCGCCGGGGCGGATCCGCATGGTGGTCAGCGATGCCATCACCGCCGAGAAGGACGTCCCCGGGTTGCTGGCCGCCTGTCGGGCTCCGCTCGTCTCGTTCACACCGGCCACCGACCTGGAGAGCGCGTTCCTGGAGCTCACGTCATGA
- a CDS encoding Zn-ribbon domain-containing OB-fold protein, whose protein sequence is MDQLTARPRPTPSVFSEGFWAAARQHRLVVQRCDGCGLLRHYPQPMCPECHDDSWTWTPLSGRGTIYTFTVTHQAFHPAWADRVPFAVVTIELEEGVRMVTDLPPDDVDHVAIGAPVECWFEDHELADGTTFTFPRFRLAATA, encoded by the coding sequence ATGGACCAGCTGACGGCCAGGCCCCGACCGACGCCCAGCGTCTTCTCCGAGGGCTTCTGGGCGGCCGCCCGCCAGCATCGCCTCGTCGTGCAGCGTTGCGACGGTTGCGGCCTGCTGCGGCACTATCCCCAGCCGATGTGCCCCGAGTGTCATGACGACTCGTGGACGTGGACGCCGCTGTCGGGCCGCGGGACGATCTACACGTTCACGGTGACCCACCAGGCGTTCCATCCGGCGTGGGCCGACCGGGTGCCCTTCGCCGTCGTCACGATCGAGCTCGAGGAAGGCGTGCGGATGGTCACCGACCTCCCACCCGACGACGTCGACCACGTGGCCATCGGCGCGCCGGTCGAGTGCTGGTTCGAGGACCACGAGCTCGCCGACGGCACCACGTTCACCTTCCCGCGCTTCCGTCTGGCCGCCACGGCCTGA
- a CDS encoding thiolase C-terminal domain-containing protein encodes MSLADRCAIVGVGNTAYTRGTDRSTLELHLEASLRALADAGLSTDDVDAVLPSATAGRHAEEFAMNLGLRNLRFSTTVHMGGASLIASVQNACMAITSGVASCVLIPAGRRGYSGERVSTGRSVPEGVMDSTTEFERPYGNVAAVQWFAQAAMRHMHEFGSTSEQLGHVAVNSRANANLNPQALMHGRPMTMADHQSSRMISTPFRLFDCSLESDGAGAVVVTSVERARDLDAVAVLIGGVGEAHSYPSTSLTQKPDLARVGSLTEASARAFTMAGITVDELDCLQIHEGFTWYVLAALEAIGAVGPGEAGPFVEEGHIALGGRLPVNTHGGSLSEAHASGINHVIEAVRQLRGTVEPARQVAECRHVGVVVEGNFFEGSTLVLRR; translated from the coding sequence GTGAGCCTGGCTGATCGGTGCGCGATCGTCGGCGTGGGCAACACCGCCTACACCCGGGGCACCGACCGGTCGACGCTCGAGCTGCACCTCGAGGCCTCGCTGCGGGCCCTCGCCGACGCCGGGCTGTCGACCGACGACGTCGACGCCGTCCTGCCCAGCGCCACGGCCGGGCGCCACGCCGAGGAGTTCGCCATGAACCTCGGCCTGCGGAACCTGCGCTTCTCCACGACGGTGCACATGGGCGGAGCCAGCCTGATCGCGTCGGTCCAGAACGCCTGCATGGCCATCACCTCCGGCGTCGCCTCGTGCGTGCTCATCCCGGCCGGGCGGCGCGGCTACTCGGGTGAGCGCGTCTCGACGGGCCGGTCGGTCCCCGAAGGCGTGATGGACTCCACCACCGAGTTCGAACGCCCCTACGGAAACGTGGCCGCCGTGCAGTGGTTCGCCCAGGCGGCCATGCGCCACATGCACGAGTTCGGCTCGACCAGCGAGCAGCTGGGACATGTGGCGGTGAACAGCCGGGCCAACGCCAACCTGAACCCGCAGGCGCTCATGCACGGTCGGCCCATGACGATGGCCGACCACCAGTCGTCGCGGATGATCTCGACGCCGTTCCGTCTCTTCGACTGCTCGCTCGAGTCCGACGGCGCCGGCGCCGTGGTCGTCACCAGCGTCGAACGGGCCCGGGATCTCGATGCCGTGGCGGTGCTCATCGGCGGGGTGGGCGAGGCGCACTCGTACCCGTCGACGTCGTTGACCCAGAAGCCGGACCTGGCCCGGGTGGGCAGCCTCACCGAGGCGTCGGCCCGGGCCTTCACCATGGCGGGGATCACCGTCGACGAGCTCGACTGCCTGCAGATCCACGAGGGGTTCACCTGGTACGTGCTCGCCGCGCTCGAGGCCATTGGCGCGGTCGGGCCCGGCGAGGCCGGTCCGTTCGTCGAAGAGGGCCACATCGCCCTCGGGGGGCGGCTGCCGGTGAACACCCACGGCGGGTCGCTGTCGGAGGCCCACGCATCAGGCATCAACCACGTGATCGAGGCCGTGCGCCAGCTGCGGGGCACGGTGGAGCCGGCTCGCCAGGTGGCCGAGTGCCGCCACGTCGGTGTGGTGGTGGAGGGCAACTTCTTCGAGGGCTCGACCCTGGTGCTGCGGAGGTGA